One region of Dissulfurirhabdus thermomarina genomic DNA includes:
- a CDS encoding methyl-accepting chemotaxis protein — MKLFDRMRDLPVHVRLTGFSAFMILLLVVGGIAGVLGVRTVDRVLTGIHEAEIRDLEALRRSELFFLVRAPRLPREVREGRLAPPAAAGEIDRGLSGVKALAAAGEAGGLDRAAEVLRDLGAALRAGDQRRIQRLEAAYLELLPEVQAGFEARFSRREAAAKDRHRESEALYRRIRAGFALLALLGVAAGVVAAGILIADIKRPLALLVNAMRGLREGDFSTTLPYERNDEFRELVDGYNATLEYLAELLTEIQKSGISVNSSVTELSATSREQESSASELAATCSEIAASSTEIAATSARLLETMKGVAELASETAEAAGEGHEGLSRIDETISRMESATGSIVSKLGVLSEKAGNIAGVVKTINKVADQTNLLSLNAAIEAEKAGEYGAGFAVVATEIRRLADQTAVATYDIEQMVQEVQSAVSSGVMGMDKFAEDVRGSVKEIRRIGATLSEVIQRVQALTPHIEEVNEGMVSQSQGAQQISDAIMQLNESVQQMAASLVQTGETVNQLRDVAVGLRESVSRFRVEG; from the coding sequence ATGAAACTGTTCGACCGGATGAGAGACCTGCCCGTTCACGTGCGGCTGACGGGGTTTTCGGCGTTCATGATCCTGCTCTTGGTGGTGGGCGGCATCGCCGGGGTCCTCGGGGTCCGGACCGTGGACCGGGTCCTCACCGGGATCCACGAGGCCGAGATCCGCGACCTGGAGGCCCTCCGCCGGTCGGAGCTGTTCTTTCTGGTCCGGGCCCCGCGGCTGCCCCGGGAGGTCCGGGAGGGGCGCCTGGCCCCGCCGGCGGCCGCCGGCGAGATCGACCGGGGGCTTTCCGGGGTGAAGGCCCTCGCGGCGGCCGGCGAAGCGGGGGGCCTCGACCGGGCCGCGGAGGTCCTCCGGGACCTCGGGGCGGCCCTCCGGGCCGGCGACCAGCGGCGTATCCAGCGGCTCGAGGCGGCGTACCTTGAGCTCCTTCCCGAGGTCCAGGCCGGGTTCGAGGCCCGCTTTTCCCGCCGCGAGGCGGCCGCCAAGGACCGGCACCGGGAGAGCGAGGCGCTCTACCGGCGCATCCGGGCCGGGTTCGCCCTGCTCGCCCTTCTCGGGGTGGCGGCCGGTGTCGTGGCGGCGGGGATCCTCATCGCCGACATCAAGCGGCCGCTCGCCCTCCTGGTGAACGCCATGCGGGGGCTCCGGGAAGGGGACTTCTCCACCACGCTCCCGTACGAGCGGAACGACGAGTTCCGCGAGCTCGTGGACGGCTACAACGCCACCCTCGAGTACCTCGCCGAGCTCCTCACGGAGATCCAGAAGTCGGGCATCAGCGTGAACAGCTCGGTGACGGAGTTGTCGGCGACGAGCCGGGAGCAGGAGTCGTCGGCGTCGGAGCTGGCGGCGACGTGCTCGGAGATCGCGGCCTCGTCCACGGAGATCGCGGCGACGTCGGCGCGGCTCCTGGAGACCATGAAGGGGGTGGCGGAGCTGGCGTCGGAGACGGCGGAGGCGGCAGGCGAGGGGCACGAGGGGCTCTCGCGGATCGACGAGACCATCAGCCGGATGGAGTCGGCCACGGGGTCCATCGTCTCGAAGCTGGGGGTGTTGAGCGAGAAGGCGGGCAACATCGCCGGCGTGGTGAAGACCATCAACAAGGTGGCGGACCAGACGAATCTCTTGTCGCTCAACGCGGCCATCGAGGCGGAGAAGGCTGGGGAGTACGGGGCGGGGTTCGCGGTGGTGGCCACGGAGATTCGGCGGCTGGCGGACCAGACGGCGGTGGCGACCTACGACATCGAGCAGATGGTGCAGGAGGTGCAGTCGGCGGTTTCGTCCGGGGTGATGGGGATGGACAAGTTCGCGGAGGACGTTCGGGGAAGCGTGAAGGAGATCCGCCGGATCGGGGCGACCTTGTCGGAGGTGATCCAGCGGGTGCAGGCCTTGACGCCGCACATCGAGGAGGTGAACGAGGGGATGGTGTCGCAGTCTCAGGGGGCGCAGCAGATCAGCGACGCCATCATGCAGCTCAACGAGAGCGTGCAGCAGATGGCGGCGTCGCTGGTCCAGACGGGGGAGACGGTGAACCAGCTCCGGGACGTGGCCGTGGGGCTCCGGGAGAGCGTCTCCCGGTTCCGCGTGGAGGGATGA
- a CDS encoding chemotaxis protein CheW — protein sequence MLHILFHQDGDAYALPVDRVVEVVPMVHLRRLPGAPREVAGLANYRGRVIPVLDLCAVLAGRPCRPLASTRILVVRLPDPGGGERLAGLLAEGVTGTLQADEARFVEPGVHLDGAPYLGKVAAGESMVQVIEVDGLLPDELRRILFREAAEAAAE from the coding sequence GTGCTTCACATCCTCTTCCACCAGGACGGCGACGCCTACGCCCTGCCCGTGGACCGGGTGGTGGAGGTCGTCCCCATGGTGCACCTCCGGCGCCTCCCCGGCGCCCCCCGCGAGGTGGCGGGGCTTGCGAACTACCGCGGCAGGGTGATCCCCGTCCTGGACCTCTGCGCGGTGCTCGCGGGCCGACCCTGCCGCCCCCTGGCGAGCACCCGGATCCTGGTGGTCCGCCTCCCGGATCCCGGGGGCGGTGAGCGCCTCGCGGGCCTCCTCGCCGAGGGGGTCACCGGGACCCTCCAGGCGGACGAGGCGCGGTTCGTGGAGCCCGGGGTCCACCTCGACGGGGCGCCGTACCTCGGCAAGGTGGCCGCCGGGGAATCCATGGTCCAGGTGATCGAGGTCGACGGGCTCCTGCCGGACGAATTGCGGCGCATCCTCTTCCGCGAGGCGGCGGAGGCCGCGGCGGAATGA